From Camelina sativa cultivar DH55 chromosome 5, Cs, whole genome shotgun sequence:
TCTTATTTAAGAGTAAATGTATATGCAACCACTATTTTATTAGAAAGACCAGTACACTTTTACATTCTACATAGTTATGATGACTATATGGAGCTTTCTCTTATGaaagttcaaagttcaaacatatAGAAAAACTTAGGTGTCAAGATTGCTAAGTCATGCGAATAAACCACTTACTCACTTGCCCATTATCATATAGAGTTTACAAACTCTAAAAgaataaaatgtcaaaatttaaaattacatttaaaaaaaaaaaaagcaaaaagaacgAGGTATTAGTAAGGACTAAAGAAGATTATGTTCATTTTTACTGATGGTAAAAATTAGTTCGATTTACCGTCAAGCTATTTTTCGACCTATCTTCTTCATTACTATTAAATGTAGAACAAGATTCCGGTTTAGAAAAGTATAAaaactgtatttatttttttactatgcATAACAAATAaagattgtaaaaaaatatagttgtAGTAATGATTTAGTTCTTTTAGTGAAAGTTAAAAGTCAGCCTGAATGGAGTATAATCATGTTGAGGTAATGAAAAGATTGTAACACATACAAataatttcttataaaaaaatatcaaaaagaaaacagaaactgATCAGGTTTTTGATTGGAAGTGAGAGCAATAGAGGTGGTGACCCGTGAAGAGAGAGCACGCGACTATTATTGATTTGTCATTTTGTGTTTCAATAGTTAGCACTTTCGCTTTCTTGTGATTTTCTGTCTTCACCCATTACGTCTCACCACGTGCATCCCATCCCCATTACCACAAAGCTCGACTCCAAAGCTTTCTGAGATCGTAAAGAGATAATAATGCAAATCATGGTCATTTCTAAAGTATTATAGTTACTGCTAATGTTTTACAGTAAAGGTATTAACACTATTGAATCTTGAAAGATATGGGGAGTTGTTTTTTTGTCCTTCTTTAATGTACCAACAAGTAGGGATTTATCATATAGTCCAAGCAATAGCCAAAGCCATAGTAcgtaatataataagattgtaACAGTTAAATTCAATAAGCATAAATAACTTAAAACATTCGATGAACTTCGTAACGTAACACTACAATACGGCCCATTAAAGCCCAAGTCACTAAATGGTAAGGAGATGTGTCGTTGTATGTGTTGCTCTTGTGTATATCCTCCTTCGTTAAGCCGCATAAGTCACCAACGCATACCGattttaaaccctaaacagAAGACGAAACTCTCGAGCCTCAGCCACCATTGTTGAGTTTGCCactctgttgttgttgtgatctGATCTGATCCTAGTGCAGAAGAGGAAGGAAACAGTTTGGGGTAGGGGTTTTTCAGGATTGATATCCGGTCAGATCTGAGGGAATTAAAATCGAGTTATTTGCAGTGGTGAATAGATCTCGCTGTGAGAAAACCATAGATAAAATATGTCTGATCAATTTGAGGTAAACTTTAGTTTTTCATATAAAGTTTCCTGATTCAAGAATTCCAACCATACGTGAGGGGAGAAAAGATTTAGCTGTCACAAAGTATTCTAGCTTGTCGTGTCAACAATAATAGTATTGTCAAAACTCCAAATCCCCTAATCTATTTTTGAACTATTTCTTGTGTAAGAAGTTAGAAAGTGCGATAACTGGTTCGAACTATATTTCTGGATTAATGATATATACAGATGACTTTTGCATGACAAGCTAATATTGTGACGGCTAGGCTTTATTTTCTTGGTGATTTCAATAGCCTCTCTAAACCTTTGATCTAGCGGGTAAAAAGTCTATTTCAACATTTACACTTTTCGTTGTACTTATTGTTGGGATAAGCTTTTTATACCCTAACTTTGATATTGTGCTGATTTTAACTGAGATTTAGTGATCAAGCCTTACTTGCTTAGGTTTGGCCAAAATTCTCTTCGGAAAGAAtctgaaattcaaaattttaaacatatgaaATCAATGAACTTTGATTGATGACCAGTTTGTGGATATGGTAAAATATAACTGTGAGATCAGAACGATGGAGGATGATCTAGGAACTTATTGattgtaatttttatgatttttggtatgctaggttgttagttaGAATTTTCGCTTAAGTTATTTGGTTATTGATACTTTGATTTATGACAATTGATGCACTAGTTAGTTTATGTAGCCGTTTTGGGTTGATAGCCTGTTTAATTTGGGAATTGATTAGTAATTATGTTGTTATTaattaatgaattaaaaaaacaagtctgttaattttagtttggttttagagctcttacggttctaggacGGATTAAATTGATCATTTTAGTGTAAAAACGAAGATGCAGCCAATATTGAAAAGAAcctcttttcttattaagaattacttaaacaatcttacaatatatgtttaatcagatttacacacagtcaacACGACTTATCACTaaccaattcttaatctaaccaaaacttgttaagaaccctaaaagttTATTCGCTTGGCTCCTACTTATTCTATGCGGCTCAAGAAAAACCTTAAGCctcaatacaaatatatatagatagctAACATAACACGTCGGCTAACATACTTTCCTAATTTAAGATAACCccaaatcttctttttatttgatccGATGATATCTTGCTAAACAATAAAGGAAACTCCAATATTCCAAATTGCCAAATATAATTCGCCACATCATTATAATTCCACGTTCGTTACTTCATGCGCACAGCTTCTCCCAGTGTCTTACAGACTAGCCTTGTTCCACCAAAAGTCTTCATgcttcattctccccctttttatctGAATGTGTCAACTCAAGCTTCATTCTTTCAATCTCCTTAGCCACATTCAGCTACAACATCACCAATATGCATACTCTCCCCCAGCGTGAGTGCACATTCTGATAAAAACAAGGATGAAGACATATAAGCAGGAAGACACAACAAGCTTCCTATCATGCTTTGTACCAAAAATAATCCTCAAGAGCTGTTATGATATTCTTATGACCTTGCAACTGTTTAGATACAACTAAGACTCCTGACGATTCATCTTTCCTTTCATTACTAATGGATCTGGTTGATtcaattgtgattttttcttgtaCTAGGGGTTCTGCAACAGGCTCTTGTAGAACCTGAGGTTCAACTCCAACATCTTCTTCAGTGATTATCTTCGAGAGATTGCAGCATAGGTTGATTTCCTCATACTCTTTGCAACCTTGATCATACTTTGTCTCATCATTCTCGAAATTTTTATTGTACAAATCCTTTTTAGCCACCCAGACTCTAGAAAAATGAAAGGGATCAATAAAACACTTTCTTGCCATCCAAAGCTCCTTGATCTTGTTCTTAAACTTGTAACAGAAAGATCTCACATGACCACTTTTACCACAATGAAAGAATTCATAAACCCTTCGTCCTCGCTTGGATTTAGTCCAACCTTTTCGCTCACGAAAAGATATATGTTGATGTCGTGTGTTCTGGGTTGGTGCTACAGGGGCTTCCTGTTGAACCACTTTTCCCAGAATACTTGACTCAGTTTCATGGGTTGAATTACTCTTAACAAAGCTCACTGATTTATCACGAGACAACATCTCAACCGTCCCCTCATTGTGATAACCCAGACCTAGATGTTGGGATCCCACAATTCCCATTGACAAGATCTCATCTAACTTCTTCCCACCATTGTTCAACATCctgatttttttatgattctcGTTCAGCTCCCTTTCAAGGCTTGTTGATCTTTCCTTCTCCAAACCATAGAGTTCTTGAAGATTTCTTAGTTTTCTCTCAAGCAACTCCTTTTCAGCAAGGAGTAGTTCCTCACCAATCAATTCTCCAGGCTTCTTTTCTTCCAGCATATTAACTTTGGCTTCCAATTTTAGTTTTTCCTTGACAAGTAACAGCTTTTCATTACACAACTGAACCCAATTTTCATAGAGTACACAATAGCTCTCTTTTGAAATTgactcttcatcatcatcatctgagctCTCATCAAGTACATCATCACTTTTAGCACTGTATGCAAAAAGATTCAAcattcttccttcttcttcatccccatcactctctgattctgaatcactAAAGCTAACATATGCCTTATTATTTCCTTTCACCATGTTTGGGCATTCAGATTTTAATTGTCCAATCCCTTTACATTCAAAGCACTTCATCTCCTTGCGCTTAACCATTGGACACTCAGGNNNNNNNNNNNNNNNNNNNNNNNNNNNNNNNNNNNNNNNNNNNNNNNNNNNNNNNNNNNNNNNNNNNNNNNNNNNNNNNNNNNNNNNNNNNNNNNNNNNNNNNNNNNNNNNNNNNNNNNNNNNNNNNNNNNNNNNNNNNNNNNNNNNNNNNNNNNNNNNNNNNNNNNNNNNNNNNNNNNNNNNNNNNNNNNNNNNNNNNNNNNNNNNNNNNNNNNNNNNNNNNNNNNNNNNNNNNNNNNNNNNNNNNNNNNNNNNNNNNNNNNNNNNNNNNNNNNNNNNNNNNNNNNNNNNNNNNNNNNNNNNNNNNNNNNNNNNNNNNNNNNNNNNNNNNNNNNNNNNNNNNNNNNNNNNNNNNNNNNNNNNNNNNNNNNNNNNNNNNNNNNNNNNNNNNNNNNNNNNNNNNNNNNNNNNNNNNNNNNNNNNNNNNNNNNNNNNNNNNNNNNNNNNNNNNNNNNNNNNNNNNNNNNNNNNNNNNNNNNNNNNNNNNNNNNNNNNNNNNNNNNNNNNNNNNNNNNNNNNNNNNNNNNNNNNNNNNNNNNNNNNNNNNNNNNNNNNNNNNNNNNNNNNNNNNNNNNNNNNNNNNNNNNNNNNNNNNNNNNNNNNNNNNNNNNNNNNNNNNNNNNNNNNNNNNNNNNNNNNNNNNNNNNNNNNNNNNNNNNNNNNNNNNNNNNNNNNNNNNNNNNNNNNNNNNNNNNNNNNNNNNNNNNNNNNNNNNNNNNNNNNNNNNNNNNNNNNNNTTTAGCACTGTATGCAAAAAGATTCAAcattcttccttcttcttcatccccatcactctctgattctgaatcactAAAGCTAACATATGCCTTATTATTTCCTTTCACCATGTTTGGGCATTCAGATTTTAATTGTCCAATCCCTTTACATTCAAAGCACTTCATCTCCTTGCGCTTAACCATTGGACACTCTGGTTTATAATGACCAAAACCACCACATTCAAAACACTGAATCTCTTTTCTCGgattagctttttctttttcagatatatTTGGCCTAGAACAAGACCTCTCTGGAGCACTTCGATTCCAGCAAGCTAATTCTCGTCCCTGTCCTTTTTCCACACGTTTGAGAGCTTTTCTAAAGTTTTTTGCCATCAAGGACAtgttatcttttatctcttgcaACTGATCACTCATGTCATCTCCCTTGAATGCAATTCCTTTACCATGAATTCTTAGTTCTTCAGCAACTTCCATCTCCTCTGATTTTAGCATACCAATGAGATCCTCAAACTTCAAGGTGTCTGTGTTGCTAGATACTATCATGACTGCTTTATGAGCTGCATACTTAGAAGGTAGACATCTAAGCAACTTCTTAACCAGCTTGGTATCCTTATAGGTCTTACCAAGATTCTTTGCTTCATTAGCAATAGTACTCAATTTTGCACTGAACTGAGAAATTGTCTCTTTTGGATCAATCCTTAAGACTTCAAATTGTGATGCAAGTTGGTCTAATCTCGttcttttgacttttgagtttcCTTCATGAGTCTTCTGCAGAATGTCCCAAGCATCTTTAGTTGATTCACAACCTTGAACAAGCttaaagtcatcatcatcaatagcacCAAATATTGCATTAAGTGCCCTAGCATTATATTTAGACAAATTCTTTTCTTCTACCGTCCAGCGTGCCTTAGGTTTAGTGATCTTGTCACCAGCTTCGGTCTTCTCATAGGGAggttcccatccttcttccactgTCGTCCAAGCATCCTCACCTAGATTTCGAATCAGCTGAACCATGCGCACCTTCCAGCAACCATAGCCTTGTTCATCCAAGATCACACCCCTTTGAAGCATCAACAACTCATTACCTGACTGCATCATTATCTCAAGATCTCAACCTGTGGCGAGTATAGAGCTCTTGTCGGTtgactgctctgataccaattgtaaaaacgaagatgtagccaatattgaaaagaacctcttttcttattaagaattacttaaacaatcttacaagatatgtttaatcagatttacacacagtcaacATGACTTATCACTGACCAATTTTTAATCTAACCAAAACTtgttaagaaccctaaaagcttatTCGCTTGGCTTCTACTTTTTCTATACGGCTCAAGAAAAACCTTAAGCctcaatacaaatatatatagatagctAACATATCACGTTGGCTAACATACTTTCCTAATTTAAGATAACCccaaatcttctttttatttgatctGATGATATCTTGCTAAACAATAAAGGAAACTCCAATATTCCAAATTGCCAAATATAATTCGCCACATCATTATAATTCCACGTTCGTTACTTCATGCGCACAACTTCTCCCAGTGTCTTACAGACTAGCCTTGTTCACCAAAAGTCTTCATGCTTCATTTAGAATGGTTAGGAAATTAACtaattggtttaattattttccTATTGCATGTGCTTGATGTGAACCattaaatgatttaattaattatgtggTAATTAATCAagtgtgtgtggcatggagttcTAAAATCAACCTCTTCATGATTTTAATGAGATTATTCGATGAGATTATATGGTaagttgtgtgttttgttttgtggtggTTTATCGTTCTTAGTTTTTGTTCTTGGGAGCGCAGATGGCTAGAGGAGCTGgaggtcgtggtcatggtcggggTCGCGGAAGTCGTGTTGTGGACGAGGAGGAGCCCTCCGAGACTGACGAGAGTGTGGCCTAGAGTAACACCATGGATCAGGTCGAAGGTTCGCATGCGCATCAGGAAGGGTTTGTAAAAGTGACAAGTGGAGGTGCTAATGGGGACGGTTTGGAAGGCGGTGTGAGAGCCAGCGAGGATGATATTAGTGCTAATTTGACTTGAGTGGCCGTGTGGGTTCCGGTGGTGTTGGAGTTCTAGGTGTGGGAGCTGTAACAGGTTTAGCCCAGGGTTGAGATAATCATTATATTTAACAGGCTTATTGATGTTGTTGATGAGTGGTTACTGAAACCCGTACCGATTCTTTGCAACTACTCCATTATCCTGAGATAGGAAGGGAGCCCGTCAGCAACTACAGCCCTAACCTGCACTCCCGTCACAGgtggcacaactggagcctgcactggtaccgcTCTTGGTAATCGCTCCAACAAAAACGTTAGTAGGTCCACCAGCTAATCATCCAGGCCCTGGGACTAACCGTGTTGCAGATTTTCCACCCAGGAGCCAGCACCGCCAACCAAACTAGCACCGATATCAACCCCACCGTCTCCCTCGGTTCCATCGGCACCTCCACCGGCCACAATAACGTACCCTTCTAGATTCCCATGCAAACCCACGACCTGCTAAATCATGGTAGTTTGGGGCACTCTCTCCTCAGCCTCAACAGCTCGACCTCGCCCACGGTCATGACCACGTTCACGTCCATAAACTTCAACTCTCCAACCATCTGCACTATCAATAACATAAGCTAAGAAATTACACaaccaacaacataacaaaaataCTTACTGGGAATTTCactgaaggctcgaagaggatgatttTAAAAGTCTAGGCCACACACAATTGATTAACTACCACATAACCAATTACAATATATCAACAGTCCAAACATCATGTCTCAAGCATTAGGAAAATAATTCACCAATTAAATTCATAAACCATTCTGAACACCCATTCAATCTGCTCTACAATTGTAAGAGatctgataccaacttgaaacagctttttcttatatgaatcaattaattaatgatCCTAAGATTCCCAACAGTTTAATTTCGAGCATTTACATGATTTTTGAGATAACACTTTCTAGACATTTCTTTTTCGGTTTGAACCATtggttaataatttttttgataagaaaCATAATCTCATGTAAGTGTAATTTACATGAACCCTGAGATCTTTAAATCAACATGATTAATCACATGACATAATTATAAAGTAGGTTAGCAGAGTGACACCATTCATTGTAGTAGAGATTTTTTGACGAACAAATTCAAAAAAGTCCTAATTTTTTAGTTAGGTGATTAGGTTTTCTCCCCTTGCCTATAAACTTATTCTTTATATGTGTTATCTTTCTGATATTCTTTCTGGATGTCTTTATGATGAactaaagaaatatatttataggcGGAGAGAAAACCTAATTACTCTTTAGGGTTTCCTTAAGATTTAATCTCAACCGGCCATCAAAGTAGAAATTGATTAGAAAAAACTTCTTtgttactaatttaattttttaccaaatatatattataaaataacattatttcgTTAAAACGGATAACTATAAGaccacataatatatataaattattccTTAGAGTCTCCCACTTGGTTGTTAGTAAAATtcattaatgttttattttagaaaacataaagCCGGTATAATATGTTATAACTTAATTTCTTTCATTTGATCATCCTAAGTGTCTTGGCTAACCTAGTAATCAATGGGAGTCATGGCAGCAGCATATCATGATCCCTTCCAATTACTACTACATTGACTATTGTATTACTTAGACCATAACATGAGTAGGAGTTATCATAATATTCCCTTTAATGTCTTTGAATAAAGACTCATTCTGTTATCATAGATCCAACAAGAAAAAATGTGTGTGCGCATTGGgaacaaaatttaaagatataaaaatcataagagAGCTCAATTAAATGTCAAAATATAGGCCAATCATAATAAGCGCACAATGTAACTAAGAGATTTCCTCAAGACTTATACTTTCAACATGCTTGTTAAAAGTCCTTGAAGGTATTCCTTtcataattatgtttgcaaCCGTAACTTAAGTGCCTATCTATTAGTTGACATTCATTCCCCTTTTGACACTTACTTTAATTTGATGACATACACAACCTTAATGTTCATATACTTGGATCCTCTACATTTCATGTCATACTTGtataaaagaaaactacatCTTTGATTTTCAAATAAAGAGTTAAACACTTGTTAACAATATTCAAGGTCTTAAACTCAAAGACATTTATGCAATCATACTTTCTTAATATAATCTTCGTTATATATCACATACTCAGCCTCTAAATTGGAATTATAAAGAAACTACAACTGCAGGCTCTTCCTTTATATGACACCTTTATTAATGAGATTCATATAGCCGAAATGTAGTATCTTAGATCAACAAGATATCCACCAAAAATCTGAGTTAGAAACTTCAATCATCTGTGTATGTGTTGATTTTCTTTATATGAACAtatattcatttgtttcttttaggtatctcaaaaacatttttttacagATAGCAATACTAGAAGAACACGTCATCTTACTAATTCTCTCAAGAACTTTATCAATATAAACTTTATGAGACAATTTTAATTCCAAATAATCTATCATGGATAACTTTATTCTCATCACATACGAAGTCTCATTGATAACTGTCATATAAATGTTCTAGAAGGGATAGCTCTTAGTCTCAATAATGAACTAACTAGGTAGAGGACCCGCGCCTCGCGCGAGATCATGTTTTATTGTAAATcgtattaattttttatctttgttatttaatttatttgacatatattcatattattattatttttaatttttttagtagtCAATTATTATATGTACTAGATGAGTACTCGCGCACTGCGCGGGTTATTTTTTGGTGATATAAACAATTGCATTTTTACTGTCAATGTCATTTCGTGTATTGAGTAGTCAAAAACGAAATCACAAACCATGGTGATCAATATCATATCATGTGACTGAAAATTTGGAGTATCCACCACACATGattgaatcttctttttctctggcACTGTAGcagtaaggaaaaaaaactgttgtaaatttgGTCAATTCCCAAGTCTCATAATCTATTCTACCGGGAAAATGGCCAAAGTCAATCCCAACTATTTGCCAAATGCTTTTTTTACCTAAACGTTAACACCCTGCAAATAACAACTTGAActgtattaaaattaaaatttggtacctaaactatataaaatattgtcaATTTCAACCTTTGTTCGAACAGTGTTAAATCAAAGTTTAACGGTGTTGAGTCAGACGATCTGTGGCATCCACATGGCACTGGGAATGACCAAAACTAAGTTGTTTTGGTCACTTTTAGGTGTGTTGtggcaagaaacaaaacatttgaCAAAAAATAGAGTTTTGGAATCTGTTTTCGGGTGGGTTGTGAGACTTCATTTTTGGTCATTTCTTGCTacaaaatacccaaaaatgATCAAAAAACGACGTAGTTTTGGTCAGTCCCAGTGCTACGTTGAAGTCACGGACCGTCTGACTCAACATCATCGCACTCTGATTTAACACTGTTCGAACAGAGGTTGGAATTGacaacattttatatagtttagatagcaaatttgaattttaatacagTTCAGGTTATTATTTGCTGGGTATTAaagtttaggtataaaaaagtGTTTGGTAAATAGTTGAGGTTTAGCTATTTTCCCTCTAATCTACCTCttaagaatcaaacacaaaatgacCTGTTTTTCTTATTGAAACATTTTCTTCACATTATGAGTCTGACCAATTGGAACTTGTGGAATGtaagatatattatatttgttaagaaaactattttttctacaaaaactatatttgttaagaaaactattttttgtacaaaaaaaaaaaaaaaaaaaaatacNCTcacatattttaaattgtatagTGAATAAATACTGCAATCGTTGACGTCCCAATCTATTCATGTATTTGGCATGAATCTGCTCAGATATAATCATACAtaaacaaaggaaaagaaacaaaagattgatCGTTCAGCTGGAGAGGTCATATTACTTAATacagaaacagaaaagaacCACATATAATTCGAAGAAATTCAGTTCGGTTTAGAGAAatgggaaaaacaaaagagaaaaatatgaCCTAGCTAGGCAAATGGGAGTACAACAGAAAAAGGGCAAAGGCATATATGACTTCAATACTCAAATAAGACTTATGGTAGAAACAGCTAAGATGATAGCAAGGGAAAGTCCCAACTTCTTCAACAAGAAACTATCTTGAACCCACAAACCTCGTTCATCAACTCTGCCTTTTTCCTTCTTCCAAATTTTTCTTCTCTCGACACCATTTTCCATCATGAGTATTGTGCCCGGATTGTTACAATCTCCTATCTTAGGCTGCGTCGAGTACCTTTCACtgctttggtttttgttagTGTAACCTCTTTGATGAACACAACGCATCAATAGAAGCATAggaataaaaccaaaaacatacgCGAGTTTTCTCCATTGTCCGAGGAATGTTGAGACTACTCCGTTGGTTTGaggatttattttttcacgGACACGATCCGTCTCTTTTGATGTCACGTTATGACAGCATTCATTGACTCCCGTTGGATTTATATGAACAATAACGGTTTGCGATGGTACAATCTGTTGAAAGAATGTATTGGTTACCTGACGAGTTGTAACAAACAGTCCATGGCTAACCTCAACTTTCTTAACCACGTCAAAACGTGGTGAACTCGTTGTGTCATGATCGGTCTTGTTCAAAAGATTCTCATTATGTTCGTTTTCTGAGAACTCAAGTGTAAAAGCATCATCCACAtctccattgttgttgttaacgTCCATAAGATCttcaaaaaatacaaatgactaaaataaataaataaaggacactaaaattaataagataaactcaaatcaagatatttttttaaacaaaaaaaaaagcaaaaaaaactaaagctaCCTTGATTTTCGTGTTCTTGAGTGTCTCTATGATAGCTCCAAATATCTTCTATAGGAACTACCGTTGAGTGTTCTTCAATGAAGCTCTGAAATTTGAAACAAGATCAAACATAAAGTTATTTTTGATAACACTAGtcacatataaaatattttgcacTTAAATATATTGAATTACCACTACCTTTTCTAGTTCCTTGCTTGATGCCCCTACCCATCTCAAGTTTTCAACAAGCCTTTCTTCCTTAAACCTCCCATAATGGTCTTGCATATCTACTGCCTTCATGTTCGCATGTACGCATGCGAGCTTTTCTCCGGAATAATTAAAGTCTCCATTGAAGGTTCCAGAAGCAGAACCACCATCCCACGAGTCAAGACTATTCCGTGGCTCGTGGGAGGCTTGAGCCAATGCTATGATCTTGCTTAACATTTCATCTGTATCATTAGCTACATTGTTTCCCAAATATTCTCCGTGTGTGAGATCTTCTACATATAGTGGTGGCACCGTTGGCAACATACGATTCTGTAGTCTTGCACATTCTAACTCTATCTCGACCTATTATATGAGGAGCattgaaataattaaagattagtttgaaaataaaagtttacaTATCCACAacgtaaattttgatttttcaagataACTTAAATTTACCTTTGTCGGAGGATATGAGATTGTTCCATATTGAGATTGAGCTGGGAAGTTGAAGGATGTATCATGCGACATAAACTGACTCCAtttgttttctattgtttctaTATCTGACGTCGATGAGATATTACCAAGTTGAGTTAAGCCTCCTGTATCGGGTGAGATTGGATATTCCGAGTTTTCTAGGTTTTCATACATTCCATCGGAATACAAACAAGTACTAGAAGTAGATTGTTCACTAGTCGTCGCTTTGTTCTTCATGACATGgtgttgtttttcttctatcttGTTGGTTAAACCACTCTTCTTGAACACTCGACAAAGTGCATATGCATCCTGGAATAATGTTGATCATATATACTtggtaattaatataataattaagaaaaacactttaaaaataattattaactttGACGTATGGTTACTTGTATGCCGGATTTAGATTCACATTCTTGCTCTTCAAGACGGTATTCATGCATGACCCAATCGGTACGTGAGCCATGAGGCGCTCTTCCTCGGTAATATACTAACGTTTTCTTTGTTCCAACCGTCCGCGAATGTGAATTCACTTTACGATCTTTCCCGGTGGCTTTCCAGTAACCGGCTTTTGTCGCCCGGTTTGTTCTTGATCCGTTTGGATATTTCCGGTCTCGAGGACTGAAGAAAAACCATTCTAGGTCTTTACTTGGCAGCAAGGACTTCCCTGCAATTTTAGCAAACAAGGATCACATGATTAAGAGAACTCTGTAATTAGGTTTATCCAACATTAATT
This genomic window contains:
- the LOC104787605 gene encoding NAC domain-containing protein 86 isoform X2 → MAPVSMPPGFRFHPTDEELVIYYLKRKINGRTIELEIIPEIDLYKCEPWDLPGKSLLPSKDLEWFFFSPRDRKYPNGSRTNRATKAGYWKATGKDRKVNSHSRTVGTKKTLVYYRGRAPHGSRTDWVMHEYRLEEQECESKSGIQDAYALCRVFKKSGLTNKIEEKQHHVMKNKATTSEQSTSSTCLYSDGMYENLENSEYPISPDTGGLTQLGNISSTSDIETIENKWSQFMSHDTSFNFPAQSQYGTISYPPTKVEIELECARLQNRMLPTVPPLYVEDLTHGEYLGNNVANDTDEMLSKIIALAQASHEPRNSLDSWDGGSASGTFNGDFNYSGEKLACVHANMKAVDMQDHYGRFKEERLVENLRWVGASSKELEKSFIEEHSTVVPIEDIWSYHRDTQEHENQDLMDVNNNNGDVDDAFTLEFSENEHNENLLNKTDHDTTSSPRFDVVKKVEVSHGLFVTTRQVTNTFFQQIVPSQTVIVHINPTGVNECCHNVTSKETDRVREKINPQTNGVVSTFLGQWRKLAERYSTQPKIGDCNNPGTILMMENGVERRKIWKKEKGRVDERGLWVQDSFLLKKLGLSLAIILAVSTISLI
- the LOC104787605 gene encoding NAC domain-containing protein 86 isoform X1, with the protein product MAPVSMPPGFRFHPTDEELVIYYLKRKINGRTIELEIIPEIDLYKCEPWDLPGKSLLPSKDLEWFFFSPRDRKYPNGSRTNRATKAGYWKATGKDRKVNSHSRTVGTKKTLVYYRGRAPHGSRTDWVMHEYRLEEQECESKSGIQDAYALCRVFKKSGLTNKIEEKQHHVMKNKATTSEQSTSSTCLYSDGMYENLENSEYPISPDTGGLTQLGNISSTSDIETIENKWSQFMSHDTSFNFPAQSQYGTISYPPTKVEIELECARLQNRMLPTVPPLYVEDLTHGEYLGNNVANDTDEMLSKIIALAQASHEPRNSLDSWDGGSASGTFNGDFNYSGEKLACVHANMKAVDMQDHYGRFKEERLVENLRWVGASSKELEKSFIEEHSTVVPIEDIWSYHRDTQEHENQDLMDVNNNNGDVDDAFTLEFSENEHNENLLNKTDHDTTSSPRFDVVKKVEVSHGLFVTTRQVTNTFFQQIVPSQTVIVHINPTGVNECCHNVTSKETDRVREKINPQTNGVVSTFLGQWRKLAYVFGFIPMLLLMRCVHQRGYTNKNQSSERYSTQPKIGDCNNPGTILMMENGVERRKIWKKEKGRVDERGLWVQDSFLLKKLGLSLAIILAVSTISLI